The genomic region CCGGAACGATCGCGATGGCGCGCGGGGAGATCCGGACTCCGGCCTTCATGCCCGTCGGCACCGCCGCGACCGTCAAGGCGATGAAGCCGGACGAGGTTCGCGCTTCCGGAGCCGACATCATCCTAGGCAACACTTATCATTTGATGCTTCGCCCCGGCGCCGAGCGGATCGCAAGGCTTGGCGGGCTTCACCGGTTCATGGGCTGGGACCGTCCGATCCTGACCGACAGCGGCGGCTACCAGGTGATGAGCCTTTCCGACCTCACGAAGGTGACGGAAGAGGGCGTGGCGTTTGCCAGTCACCTCGACGGCTCGCGCCACATGCTCTCGCCCGAACGCTCGATGGAGATCCAGAACCTGCTCGGCTCCGACATCGCGATGGCGTTCGACCAGCTGCTTCCCGCAACCGCCGGCTGCGAGGATCAAACGGCGGCGATGGAGCGCTCGATGCGCTGGGCCGAGCGCTCCAAAGCCGCGTTCACCGGCGATGGCGCGCTGTTCGGAATCCAGCAGGGCGGCCTCGACGAGGAGCTTCGCGGCAAGTCCGCCGAGGCCCTGACGGCAATCGGCTTCGACGGCTATGCGATCGGCGGGCTCGCCGTCGGCGAAGGGCAGGAGGCCATGTGCAGGGTGCTGGACTTCGCGGCGCCGATGCTTCCAGCCGACCGGCCGCGTTACCTGATGGGGGTCGGCAAGCCTGACGACTTGGTCGAAGCGGTGCTCCGCGGCGTCGACATGTTCGATTGCGTGCTTCCGACGCGCTCCGGCCGCACCGGCCAGGCGTTCACTGCCGACGGGCCGATCAACATCCGCAACGCCCGCTTCGCCGAGGACCGGAGTCCGATCGAGCCTGGCTGCCCATGCCCCACCTGCA from Sphingomonas anseongensis harbors:
- the tgt gene encoding tRNA guanosine(34) transglycosylase Tgt; protein product: MSAFSFSIHATDGAARTGTIAMARGEIRTPAFMPVGTAATVKAMKPDEVRASGADIILGNTYHLMLRPGAERIARLGGLHRFMGWDRPILTDSGGYQVMSLSDLTKVTEEGVAFASHLDGSRHMLSPERSMEIQNLLGSDIAMAFDQLLPATAGCEDQTAAMERSMRWAERSKAAFTGDGALFGIQQGGLDEELRGKSAEALTAIGFDGYAIGGLAVGEGQEAMCRVLDFAAPMLPADRPRYLMGVGKPDDLVEAVLRGVDMFDCVLPTRSGRTGQAFTADGPINIRNARFAEDRSPIEPGCPCPTCSRFERAYVHHLVRSGEILGAMLMTEHNLWFYQRLMQAMRDAIADQRLGNFAEIFLPKYGSA